Proteins encoded together in one Salvelinus fontinalis isolate EN_2023a chromosome 6, ASM2944872v1, whole genome shotgun sequence window:
- the LOC129856871 gene encoding neurensin-1-like — protein sequence MASACAEICGSDYAEQTTQHDQRYGVRSYLHQFYEECTASIWERDEDFQIQRSPSRWSSVLWKVCLALGTLILVTGLIVLLVGYSTPTKIEAFGEDELLFVDSHAVRYNRALDVCKLTGAVLFCVGGGLMAVGLLLSAFSKSYSKEELYLQQKFKEKLVDIQNTVHPVTRAPTPGESKIPVTLSKVQSVQPNSET from the exons ATGGCTTCAGCCTGTGCTGAGATCTGTGGGTCAGACTACGCTGAACAGACGACGCAGCACGACCAGCGATACGGAGTCAGATCATACCTCCACCAGTTCTACGAGGAGTGTACTGCCTCCATCTGGGAACGCGACGAAGACTTTCAGATTCAGAGATCGCCTAGTCGGTGGAGCTCTGTCCTCTGGAAG gtctgtCTAGCGTTAGGAACCCTGATTCTGGTGACAGGCCTCATTGTCCTACTGGTGGGCTACTCCACCCCGACTAAGATCGAAGCGTTCGGGGAAGACGAGCTCCTCTTCGTCGACAGCCACGCTGTGCGCTACAACCGAGCCTTGGACGTGTGCAAGCTGACGGGCGCCGTGCTGTTCTGCGTGGGCGGCGGCCTGATGGCCGTAGGTCTCCTCCTCTCGGCCTTCTCAAAGAGCTACTCCAAGGAGGAGCTGTACCTGCAGCAGAAGTTTAAGGAGAAGCTGGTTGATATCCAGAATACCGTCCATCCCGTCACCAGAGCCCCTACTCCGGGGGAGAGTAAGATCCCTGTCACCCTGTCTAAAGTGCAAAGTGTCCAGCCCAACTCAGAGACATAA